One part of the Sporosarcina ureae genome encodes these proteins:
- a CDS encoding glycerate kinase codes for MKIVIAPDAFKGSLSAEEAADALSNGVKKVFPDAEVVRLPVADGGEGTLNALISSTGGTIQTVSVQDPLGRVIDAHLGVLGDGETAVIEMAQASGLMLLAKKELNPMKASTYGTGQLIRHALDQGYRKLIIGLGGSATNDGGTGLLEALGVKFKAAGWPLEMNGSTLSVFDEIDSSKLDKRLLEADIRIASDVENPFIGDQGASVVFGPQKGADPEMVLDLDEGLEHFADETERVTGVRLHELHGAGAAGGSAGALIAYCGARLESGISVVLEAIDFANHLSSADLILTGEGKTDRQTLAGKALMGIAKLAKAEGVPVLVISGTIDEAARTELLEWFSEVHALDDGEKSLAELMTDAANLLENKATVVLQTRN; via the coding sequence GTGAAGATTGTTATTGCACCTGATGCATTTAAGGGTAGTTTGAGTGCGGAGGAAGCGGCCGACGCTTTATCTAATGGAGTGAAAAAAGTGTTTCCAGACGCAGAGGTCGTACGGTTACCTGTTGCAGACGGAGGGGAAGGGACGCTGAATGCGCTGATTTCGTCAACTGGCGGGACTATTCAAACGGTGTCTGTGCAAGATCCGCTTGGCCGAGTGATCGATGCACATCTGGGGGTGCTTGGAGACGGCGAGACAGCGGTTATTGAAATGGCCCAGGCCTCTGGATTGATGTTGCTTGCGAAAAAAGAACTCAATCCGATGAAAGCGTCTACATACGGTACGGGGCAATTGATTCGTCATGCGCTCGACCAAGGATATCGTAAATTGATCATCGGGCTTGGGGGCAGCGCGACGAATGATGGAGGTACAGGTCTGCTTGAAGCTCTCGGAGTGAAATTTAAAGCGGCAGGGTGGCCGTTAGAAATGAATGGCTCCACGCTTTCTGTTTTCGATGAAATCGATAGTTCGAAACTGGATAAGCGACTATTGGAGGCGGATATTCGCATTGCGTCTGACGTGGAGAATCCATTCATTGGAGACCAAGGAGCGTCGGTGGTTTTCGGTCCGCAAAAAGGAGCCGATCCCGAAATGGTCTTGGATTTAGACGAAGGACTGGAGCATTTTGCGGATGAGACTGAAAGAGTGACAGGTGTACGTCTGCATGAGCTGCACGGAGCGGGCGCGGCAGGAGGAAGTGCGGGTGCATTAATTGCCTATTGCGGTGCACGTCTGGAAAGTGGAATCAGTGTCGTGCTTGAAGCGATAGATTTTGCAAACCATCTATCTTCTGCTGACCTTATTCTGACAGGTGAAGGAAAGACAGATCGGCAAACGCTTGCCGGCAAAGCATTAATGGGCATCGCGAAGCTAGCGAAAGCAGAGGGGGTTCCGGTCCTCGTCATTTCGGGAACTATTGATGAAGCGGCACGTACGGAGCTGCTCGAATGGTTCTCTGAAGTGCATGCATTGGACGACGGAGAGAAGTCGTTGGCTGAATTGATGACCGACGCAGCAAATTTATTGGAGAATAAAGCAACTGTAGTTTTGCAAACTAGAAACTAG
- a CDS encoding ribonucleoside-diphosphate reductase subunit alpha, whose protein sequence is MENLQQEFGKKQIEPLIEASEKFQERHPASSATEWTNAMVLESLSRIDEANAYWTFVAARIYLFDVYAKQKALRGADVYTDFAKNVERLVEQGLYTPVLTEKYSQDELQEIGKLLDPSRDLLFTYIGLKTLVDRYVTVNFKKQSVELPQERWLIIAMTLMQDETVDRIHKVGEAYWAMSNLYMTVATPTLSNAGKMHGQLSSCFIDTVDDSLQGIYNSNTDIANLSKFGGGIGVYMGKVRSRGASIRGFEGASSGVLPWIKQLNNTAVSVDQLGQRQGAVAVYLDVWHQDIFTFLDLKLNNGDDRLRAHDIFTGVCLPDLFMEKVESREDWHLFDPHEVRTKMGYSLEDFYDETKGQGTFREKYEECVRNEDLSRETVSAIEIMKRILRSQLETGTPFMFYRDEVNRMNANKHEGIIYSSNLCTEILQNMSASTHESVTLEDDMVVTRTKPGDFVVCNLSSINLGKAVTADVLDRLIKIQVRMLDNVIDQNQIPVVQAQRTNARYRGIGLGTFGWHHLLALKNIQWESDEAVNFADELYENIAYLTIKASMELSKEKGAYPLFDGSDWQTGEYFEHREYDSNKWRELRMDVAMNGMRNGYLMAVAPNSSTSVIAGSTASIDPVFKPFYHEEKKDYKLPVIAPDLDHNTYDIYRRSAYIVDQRWSIKQNAARQQHIDQSISFNIYVPNSIRASVILDLHLQAWKSGMKTTYYMRSTAAEIEECEWCHS, encoded by the coding sequence ATGGAAAACTTACAACAGGAATTCGGCAAGAAACAAATTGAACCGTTGATCGAAGCGAGTGAGAAATTCCAAGAGCGTCACCCCGCAAGCTCAGCAACTGAGTGGACAAACGCGATGGTGCTAGAGTCTTTAAGCCGTATTGATGAAGCGAATGCGTATTGGACGTTTGTAGCGGCGCGTATTTATTTATTCGACGTCTATGCAAAGCAAAAAGCATTGCGTGGAGCGGATGTTTATACCGATTTTGCGAAAAATGTAGAACGCTTGGTGGAACAAGGTTTATATACACCCGTTTTGACTGAAAAGTACAGCCAGGACGAGCTACAGGAAATCGGTAAGCTACTTGATCCTTCTCGTGACCTATTATTCACATATATCGGTTTGAAAACATTGGTAGACCGCTATGTAACAGTAAACTTTAAGAAGCAGTCCGTAGAGCTTCCGCAAGAGCGCTGGTTAATCATCGCGATGACGTTAATGCAAGACGAAACAGTAGACCGTATTCATAAAGTCGGCGAAGCGTATTGGGCGATGAGCAACTTGTACATGACGGTAGCGACGCCTACATTGTCGAACGCAGGTAAGATGCACGGTCAGCTATCAAGCTGCTTTATCGATACAGTAGATGATTCACTGCAAGGAATCTACAACAGCAACACCGATATCGCAAACTTGTCGAAATTCGGTGGCGGGATCGGCGTCTATATGGGGAAAGTTCGTTCACGCGGTGCATCAATTCGTGGTTTCGAAGGTGCGTCAAGCGGTGTTCTTCCTTGGATCAAACAGCTGAACAACACAGCAGTCAGTGTCGATCAGCTCGGTCAACGTCAAGGTGCCGTAGCCGTTTATCTCGACGTATGGCATCAAGATATCTTCACGTTCCTCGACCTCAAGCTCAATAACGGGGATGACCGTTTACGCGCACATGATATTTTCACAGGCGTCTGCTTGCCGGACTTGTTCATGGAGAAAGTCGAGTCCCGTGAAGACTGGCATTTATTCGATCCACATGAAGTTCGCACGAAAATGGGCTATTCATTGGAAGATTTTTATGATGAAACAAAAGGACAAGGAACATTCCGCGAGAAGTATGAAGAATGTGTCCGCAATGAAGATCTATCGAGAGAGACGGTTTCAGCGATTGAAATCATGAAACGTATCCTACGTAGCCAGCTGGAGACAGGAACACCATTCATGTTTTACCGCGACGAAGTAAACCGTATGAACGCTAATAAGCATGAAGGAATTATTTATTCTAGTAATTTGTGTACAGAAATACTACAAAATATGTCAGCATCTACACATGAATCGGTTACACTCGAAGACGATATGGTCGTCACACGCACGAAGCCAGGCGATTTCGTTGTATGTAATCTATCATCGATCAACCTTGGAAAAGCAGTGACAGCAGACGTTTTAGACCGCTTGATCAAAATTCAAGTACGTATGCTCGACAACGTTATCGATCAAAACCAAATTCCAGTTGTACAAGCACAACGCACAAATGCACGCTACCGTGGAATTGGACTCGGCACATTCGGCTGGCACCATTTACTCGCATTGAAAAACATTCAGTGGGAATCAGATGAAGCCGTGAATTTCGCAGACGAGTTATATGAGAATATTGCTTATTTGACAATTAAAGCTTCAATGGAATTATCAAAAGAAAAAGGCGCGTATCCATTGTTTGATGGTTCGGATTGGCAAACGGGCGAATATTTCGAGCACCGCGAATACGATTCCAATAAATGGCGTGAACTGCGCATGGACGTGGCGATGAACGGTATGCGTAACGGCTACTTGATGGCAGTTGCACCGAACAGCTCGACGTCGGTTATCGCAGGCTCAACAGCTTCCATCGATCCAGTATTCAAGCCGTTCTACCATGAAGAGAAGAAAGACTATAAATTACCGGTTATTGCACCGGATCTAGATCACAATACGTATGACATTTACCGTCGTTCTGCTTACATCGTCGATCAGCGCTGGTCTATCAAGCAAAATGCCGCACGTCAGCAGCACATCGATCAGTCGATTTCATTCAACATCTATGTACCGAACTCCATCCGCGCTTCTGTTATTTTGGATCTGCACTTGCAGGCATGGAAATCCGGCATGAAAACAACGTACTATATGCGTTCAACCGCGGCAGAGATTGAGGAGTGCGAGTGGTGTCATTCTTAA
- a CDS encoding DUF2243 domain-containing protein — MKNWSNRKSYQKRNLWAGILFGLGFVAFLDETLFHQLLHWHKFYDKSTVAIGLVSDGLFHAFSWFATVGGLYLVADLRRRNALWHKMFWGGKLIGGGAFQLYDGTIQHKVMRIHQIRYHVDIVPYDIVWNGAAIVMIAAGLLLIKSAQQDARSAERLVLHAT; from the coding sequence GTGAAAAATTGGTCGAATCGAAAAAGTTATCAGAAGAGAAACCTATGGGCCGGCATATTATTCGGACTTGGGTTTGTGGCGTTTTTGGATGAGACACTGTTTCATCAATTGCTGCATTGGCACAAGTTTTACGATAAATCTACAGTGGCGATCGGATTAGTGTCGGATGGTTTATTTCATGCGTTTAGCTGGTTTGCGACGGTTGGTGGATTGTATTTGGTTGCGGATTTACGCAGGAGGAATGCGTTATGGCATAAGATGTTCTGGGGTGGCAAGTTGATCGGGGGTGGCGCGTTCCAATTGTATGATGGGACCATTCAACATAAGGTCATGCGCATTCATCAGATTCGTTATCATGTAGATATCGTTCCGTATGATATCGTTTGGAACGGTGCTGCGATTGTGATGATTGCGGCCGGTCTATTGTTAATTAAGTCAGCGCAACAGGATGCCCGATCGGCGGAAAGGCTGGTGCTTCATGCCACATGA
- a CDS encoding ribonucleotide-diphosphate reductase subunit beta produces MATLTRVKVLNPANPNKATAIFGGEASGILNWNDIAHPHFYTLRQRIRALFWTANEVDMTQDVKQFSSLTKEEQSAFLKIIGLLATLDGPQTVIAMKIADFTTDPSVKSILATIADQESEHNHSYAYVLSSVTNLDKQMEAFEMGRTDEVLMKRNERIVDVYNEFAENPTIETVLKAMVYTTLLEGLFFYSGFAFFYNLARHQKMVGTSTMISYINRDELQHGKAISDIFRAALAENPEYNTDEFTEWIYDQFRHSVEQEVIWSRYVLGGIDGLELEEMEGYIKYRANKMLRMLGLSEIYPEFTDNPMKWIRAYVDNFDDTKTDFFEQTSRQYVKTSDLNGFDDL; encoded by the coding sequence TTGGCGACACTTACACGAGTAAAAGTACTGAATCCTGCAAACCCGAATAAGGCAACAGCTATTTTCGGAGGGGAAGCAAGCGGCATCCTGAACTGGAACGACATCGCGCACCCTCATTTCTATACACTACGTCAGCGAATCCGGGCTCTTTTCTGGACAGCGAATGAAGTGGACATGACACAAGACGTCAAGCAGTTCTCAAGCCTGACAAAAGAAGAGCAATCCGCATTCCTGAAAATTATCGGCCTACTCGCTACACTTGATGGTCCACAAACCGTCATTGCAATGAAAATCGCAGACTTCACAACGGATCCTTCCGTCAAGTCGATTCTAGCGACAATTGCAGACCAGGAAAGTGAACATAATCACAGCTACGCGTACGTACTTTCATCTGTCACGAACTTGGACAAGCAAATGGAAGCTTTCGAAATGGGACGTACAGATGAAGTATTAATGAAGCGAAATGAACGAATTGTAGACGTCTACAATGAATTTGCAGAGAACCCGACAATCGAAACGGTTCTAAAAGCGATGGTCTACACGACTTTATTAGAAGGTCTATTCTTCTACAGTGGTTTCGCGTTCTTCTATAACTTGGCGCGCCACCAGAAAATGGTCGGCACATCGACGATGATTTCGTACATCAACCGTGATGAACTGCAACATGGTAAAGCGATCAGCGATATCTTCCGAGCAGCATTGGCTGAAAATCCAGAGTACAACACAGACGAATTCACGGAATGGATCTATGACCAATTCCGCCACTCCGTCGAGCAAGAAGTCATCTGGAGCCGCTACGTATTAGGAGGCATCGATGGCCTGGAGCTGGAAGAGATGGAAGGTTACATCAAGTATCGCGCAAACAAAATGTTGCGCATGCTCGGCTTGAGCGAAATTTACCCAGAGTTCACGGACAATCCAATGAAGTGGATCCGCGCGTACGTTGATAACTTCGACGACACAAAGACGGATTTCTTCGAGCAGACAAGCCGTCAATACGTGAAGACTAGTGA
- a CDS encoding alanine/glycine:cation symporter family protein, with protein sequence MFQNAIDWLVGPANNFIWTYVLIGLLLAAGLYFTIRTKFVQVRLFGEMFRLIVEKKDSNDGVSPFQAFTISAASRVGTGNVAGVALAIGIGGPGAVFWMWVIALIGMGTAFIESTLAQVYKVKDGDTFRGGPAYYMQKALGWRKLGIVFAILLTMCFGFIFNAVQSNTISQSFTDVFGIPHWAVGVGLIVLTAVIVFGGVQRIVKVTQTIVPIMATFYIIVALYIVILNITEVPAMIALIVEHAFGIKEIMGGGIGMAMMQGVRRGLFSNEAGMGSVPNAAATANVSHPAKQGLVQSLGVFFDTIIICSATAFIILLGGLYQSGETNGILLTQASMEVHVGAWAPYFIAVAIMFFAFSSIIGNYYYGETNIEFINANVMWKRIYQVLVLAMVFFGAVAKVQIVWDMADLFMGLMAIINLVVILLLGKIAFKVLDDFTKQRKAGRNPVFKSASIPGLKGAECWEETAERAEDRL encoded by the coding sequence ATGTTTCAAAATGCGATCGACTGGCTTGTAGGGCCGGCGAATAATTTCATTTGGACATATGTTTTAATAGGACTTTTATTGGCAGCAGGTTTATATTTCACGATTCGAACAAAATTTGTTCAAGTGCGCTTATTTGGTGAGATGTTCCGTCTGATTGTAGAAAAAAAGGATAGCAATGACGGGGTATCGCCATTCCAAGCATTCACGATTAGTGCAGCTTCACGCGTAGGAACAGGTAACGTAGCGGGGGTAGCCCTTGCTATCGGAATCGGTGGACCCGGAGCAGTATTCTGGATGTGGGTGATCGCTCTCATCGGTATGGGGACCGCATTCATCGAAAGTACATTGGCGCAAGTGTATAAAGTGAAAGACGGCGATACCTTCCGCGGAGGGCCGGCGTATTATATGCAAAAAGCGCTCGGTTGGCGGAAACTAGGTATCGTCTTCGCCATTCTACTAACGATGTGTTTTGGATTCATCTTTAACGCAGTGCAATCAAACACAATCAGTCAATCGTTTACAGACGTATTCGGCATTCCGCATTGGGCTGTAGGAGTTGGACTCATTGTCCTAACGGCAGTGATTGTCTTTGGTGGTGTGCAGCGTATTGTTAAAGTAACGCAGACAATCGTACCCATAATGGCTACATTTTATATTATCGTGGCCTTGTATATTGTAATATTGAACATTACAGAAGTTCCAGCGATGATCGCATTAATTGTTGAGCACGCATTTGGAATTAAGGAAATCATGGGTGGCGGAATCGGTATGGCAATGATGCAAGGTGTACGCCGAGGTCTCTTCTCCAATGAAGCAGGTATGGGTAGTGTACCAAACGCAGCAGCGACAGCGAACGTATCGCACCCAGCAAAACAAGGACTCGTACAATCATTAGGTGTATTTTTCGATACTATCATCATCTGTTCAGCAACTGCCTTCATTATCTTACTAGGCGGCTTGTACCAATCAGGCGAAACGAATGGTATCTTATTGACACAAGCATCCATGGAAGTACACGTAGGCGCATGGGCACCATACTTCATCGCCGTAGCGATCATGTTCTTCGCTTTCAGTTCCATCATCGGTAACTACTACTATGGCGAAACGAACATCGAATTCATCAACGCCAACGTCATGTGGAAACGAATCTATCAAGTACTCGTACTCGCAATGGTCTTTTTCGGAGCTGTTGCAAAAGTACAAATAGTCTGGGACATGGCTGACCTATTCATGGGACTAATGGCCATCATCAACCTAGTCGTTATTCTACTCCTAGGCAAAATCGCCTTCAAAGTACTCGACGACTTCACCAAACAACGAAAAGCTGGCAGAAACCCCGTCTTCAAATCAGCTAGCATCCCTGGCCTAAAAGGCGCAGAATGTTGGGAAGAAACAGCTGAAAGAGCGGAAGATCGTTTGTGA
- a CDS encoding flavodoxin, with product MSFLIAYASWSGNTQEVAELITERLQNEGVEVDTYRIGIGLIPNVKEYDALCIGSFTWEKGATPDEVKDFVADVGYKPELVYVFGTGDTQFGGDDLFCKAADKLAKFYHSPFEPLKIEQSPRGMQEQIVTNWTKGVLEHWRHLHE from the coding sequence GTGTCATTCTTAATCGCCTATGCATCCTGGAGCGGCAACACACAGGAAGTAGCGGAATTGATTACGGAGCGACTACAAAATGAAGGTGTCGAAGTCGATACCTATCGCATCGGCATCGGCCTCATCCCAAATGTTAAAGAATACGACGCGTTGTGCATCGGTTCATTCACATGGGAAAAAGGGGCAACGCCGGATGAAGTCAAAGATTTCGTAGCGGACGTCGGCTATAAACCCGAGCTCGTCTACGTCTTTGGCACAGGGGATACCCAGTTTGGCGGTGATGATCTATTTTGCAAAGCAGCAGACAAGCTAGCGAAATTTTATCATTCCCCATTTGAACCATTGAAGATCGAACAAAGCCCACGCGGCATGCAAGAACAAATCGTTACGAATTGGACGAAAGGAGTGCTCGAACATTGGCGACACTTACACGAGTAA